Proteins encoded together in one Prunus dulcis chromosome 3, ALMONDv2, whole genome shotgun sequence window:
- the LOC117622023 gene encoding golgin candidate 6-like, whose translation MASRAGGCRARFRQEKSGSSNESSNEDSYVERLLDCISNGKLSEDRRTAMLELQSVVAESSNAQLAFGAMGFPVMMGILEEERDDVEMVRGALETLVSALTPIDHAKGPKNEIQPALMNADLLSREADNISLLLSLLSEDDFYVRYYTLQLLTALLTNSPNRLQEAILTIPRGITRSMDMLMDRE comes from the exons ATGGCTTCGCGTGCAGGGGGTTGTAGGGCTCGTTTTCGGCAAGAGAAATCTGGTTCTTCAAATGAATCTTCAAATGAAGATAG CTATGTTGAACGCTTGCTCGATTGTATTAGCAATGGTAAACTGTCAGAGGACAGGAGGACTGCTATGCTCGAGCTTCAATCTGTTGTGGCAGAAAGCTCTAATGCACAGCTAGCATTTGGAGCAATGG gCTTTCCTGTTATGATGGGCATATTAGAGGAAGAACGCGATGATGTTGAAATG GTTCGAGGTGCCCTAGAAACTCTTGTAAGTGCCTTGACTCCTATTGACCATGCAAAAGGCCCAAAGAATGAAATTCAACCAGCTCTAATGAACGCTGATTTGCTCTCCAGAGAAGCTGACAACATTTCACTTCTTCTGAGTTTGTTG TCAGAGGACGATTTCTATGTACGATATTACACTCTTCAACTTTTGACAGCTCTTCTCACAAATTCTCCAAATAG GTTACAGGAAGCCATTCTGACCATACCTCGTGGTATAACTCGCTCAATGGATATGCTTATGGATCGTGAG tga
- the LOC117621195 gene encoding uncharacterized protein LOC117621195 gives MPNPGSTMLQHLLQPSRSLTQCCSPMIPLGTLALPCICSRASRRSLLNFWKLAFLHCGMLVEVFVQLFRHDLDRLLFCEMQRLCLLLVSVISSSVSAGAAHRKSREIDKKILRHKPCAPVSNQDDTSNLSNVSLFSEFLCNIILFRIQSILPFWGGRGEFFLGCGWSKEERLVRGKEESSSAISYCHIWELKKLRGTFMITR, from the exons ATGCCCAATCCCGGGTCCACAATGCTGCAACATTTGTTGCAGCCAAGTCGAAGCTTGACACAGTGCTGCTCCCCAATGATTCCATTGGGCACTTTGGCATTGCCTTGTATTTGCAGCCGCGCCTCTCGGAGGAGTTTATTGAATTTCTGGAAGCTTGCATTTCTGCATTGTGGAATGCTTGTAGAGGTGTTTGTTCAGCTCTTTCGGCATGATCTTGATCGTCTTCTTTTCTGTGAG ATGCAGCGACTCTGCCTCCTTTTAGTTTCTGTAATCTCAAGTTCCGTTAGTGCGGGTGCGGCTCATAGAAAATCTAGGGAGATAGATAAAAAGATATTACGACACAAACCATGCGCACCTGTTAGTAATCAGGATGATACATCAAACCTCAGTAATGTGAGCTTGTTTTCAGAGTTCTTGTGCAATATCATACTGTTCCGTATTCAAAGCATACTGCCATTTTGGGGAGGAAGAGgagagttttttttggggtgtggGTGGTCAAAAGAGGAGAGATTGGTAAGAGGGAAGGAGGAGAGTTCTTCTGCAATATCATACTGTCATATTTgggaattgaaaaaattacgTGGCACATTCATGATCACTAGATAA